Proteins from one Ipomoea triloba cultivar NCNSP0323 chromosome 1, ASM357664v1 genomic window:
- the LOC116014661 gene encoding ribonucleoside-diphosphate reductase large subunit-like, protein MAYVHWVLWMIPTRFGMFFSLLNQVVDEYQKNFGETWRFAQSDSTQQWPYLFESLNKFQDPAEADKLLKIQRELDETKIILVTAIVTTNLKKIIDVNFYPVDTAKNSNLCHWPIGIGVQGLADTFILLGMAFDSPEAQDLNKEIFETIYYHALKASSDLAAKEGPL, encoded by the exons ATGGCTTATGTGCATTGGGTTTTATGGATGATCCCTACCCGGTTCGGAATGTTTTTTTCACTGCTAAATCAg gtCGTGGATGAGTACCAAAAAAATTTTGGTGAGACATGGAGATTTGCTCAATCTGATAGTACTCAACAATGGCCTTATTTATTTGAATCTCTAAATAAATTTCAG GATCCTGCAGAAGCTGACAAGCTGTTGAAAATTCAAAGGGAGTTGgatgaaacaaaaattattcTT GTTACTGCAATAGTTACAACGAACCTGAAGAAAATTATTGATGTTAACTTTTATCCCGTCGATACTGCAAAGAACTCTAATTTGTGTCACTGGCCCATTGGGATTGGTGTACAAGGTCTTGCTGACACATTCATTTTACTCGGCATGGCTTTTGATTCACCAGAG GCCCAGGATCTAAACAAAGAAATATTTGAAACAATATACTACCATGCTCTGAAAGCTTCTTCTGATTTGGCTGCAAAGGAAGGCCCTCTATGA
- the LOC116011384 gene encoding VQ motif-containing protein 1-like, whose amino-acid sequence MSGGCYRECVKVVVINTQYIETDARSFKSVVQSLTGKDSPAESTVAPPGLNGSGGGEGTAEISSTLSRGLSFKDFENLFMNLPPLEELYQALY is encoded by the coding sequence ATGTCTGGAGGGTGCTACAGAGAGTGTGTGAAGGTGGTGGTAATCAACACTCAATACATAGAGACAGACGCCCGGAGCTTCAAATCAGTGGTTCAGAGCCTCACCGGCAAGGATTCTCCGGCGGAGTCCACTGTGGCGCCGCCGGGTCTCAacggtagtggtggtggtgaagGAACGGCGGAGATTAGTTCGACTTTGTCGAGGGGTCTGTCGTTTAAGGATTTTGAGAATTTGTTCATGAATTTGCCTCCCTTGGAAGAGCTTTATCAAGCTTTATACTGA
- the LOC116001308 gene encoding VQ motif-containing protein 1-like, with protein MSRGGSNNGGAGRPLKVVIINTQYVETDARSFKSVVQRLTGKDSTAADIKKEHHYSGGMAAASNPPLSRGLSFKDFDKLFKELPPVDELYRAIY; from the coding sequence ATGTCTAGAGGTGGAAGTAACAATGGCGGCGCAGGAAGGCCTCTGAAGGTGGTGATAATCAACACACAGTACGTGGAGACGGACGCCCGGAGTTTCAAATCCGTGGTTCAGAGGCTAACCGGGAAGGACTCCACGGCGGCCGACATAAAAAAGGAGCACCATTACAGTGGAGGAATGGCGGCGGCGAGTAATCCGCCTCTGTCGAGGGGCCTGTCGTTTAAGGATTTCGATAAGTTGTTTAAGGAGTTGCCTCCTGTTGATGAGCTTTACCGAGCTATATACTga
- the LOC115999963 gene encoding polyadenylate-binding protein-interacting protein 8-like — MAAGAEVSDETALAKAPAVENSSPLPNTAADSNKISDAASDLSTNAKSESVMNGDKESDSDTNSNSGYQMQDIVDMLKTLKLNPLAKEFFPSSYNQEQKLVNNFVGVNKRQGADGLPNNRRRGNNQNQGRRRMNNRAFNAQREDSIRRTIYVSDIDQNITEEQLAALFSAYGQVVDCRICGDPHSRLRFAFVEFADEYSARGALNLSGTILGFSPLKVLPSKTAILPVNPTFLPRSEDEREMCARTVYCTNIDKKVTQADVKNFFETRCGAVSRLRLLGDQVHSTRIAFVEFVLADSAILALDCCGEILGSQRIRVSPSKTPVRPRAPRAVMA, encoded by the exons ATGGCTGCTGGTGCGGAGGTTTCTGATGAGACAGCACTGGCTAAGGCCCCTGCTGTTGAGAATTCTTCTCCATTGCCCAACACTGCTGCTGATTCCAACAAAATTTCTGATGCTGCTTCTGATCTTAGCACCAATGCCAAATCTGAATCTGTGATGAATGGTGATAAGGAGTCTGATTCTGATACCAACTCCAATTCAGGGTACCAAATGCAGGATATTGTTGATATGCTCAAGACATTGAAGTTGAATCCACTGGCAAAGGAGTTCTTCCCTTCTTCCTATAACCAAGAACAGAAGCTGGTCAATAATTTTGTGGGAGTTAATAAGCGTCAGGGGGCTGATGGTTTGCCTAATAACCGAAGG AGAGGAAACAACCAGAACCAGGGCAGAAGGAGAATGAATAACAGAGCTTTCAATGCTCAAAGAGAAGATAGCATCAGGCGAACAATTTATGTATCTGACATTGATCAAAAT ATCACTGAAGAGCAACTGGCTGCACTGTTTAGTGCCTATGGACAA GTTGTTGACTGCCGCATTTGTGGCGATCCTCACTCCCGTCTTCGCTTTGCTTTTGTCGAGTTTGCTGATGAAT ACTCTGCAAGAGGAGCGCTTAATCTCTCTGGTACGATTTTAGGTTTCTCGCCACTGAAGGTCCTGCCTTCGAAAACTGCCATCTTACCTGTGAACCCCACATTCCTTCCGAGG TCTGAGGATGAACGTGAGATGTGTGCTAGGACAGTTTACTGTACCAACATAGATAAAAAG GTTACTCAAGCTGATGTCAAGAATTTCTTTGAAACAAGATGTGGTGCG GTTTCTCGTCTAAGGCTTTTGGGGGATCAGGTGCACTCAACCCGCATTGCTTTTGTTGAGTTTGTCCTG GCTGATAGTGCGATTCTGGCCTTGGATTGTTGTGGCGAAATATTGGGATCCCAACGCATCAG GGTGAGTCCTTCGAAGACACCAGTGAGGCCACGGGCACCTCGAGCTGTTATGGCTTAG